From one Anopheles bellator chromosome 1, idAnoBellAS_SP24_06.2, whole genome shotgun sequence genomic stretch:
- the LOC131216714 gene encoding transmembrane protein 234 homolog codes for MNSPEKVTEIRPVVDMLSILSILLVAVMWGATNPFIKRGSNGYNELKAKSRIGQVWLEIRFLITRWQYILPLIVNQLGSVVYVLTLQRTELSLTVPMANSLTFVITAITARLLGERQSGWKVYAGMTLVILGTIICSLDKIL; via the exons atgAATTCGCCAGAAAAAGTAACCGAAATCAGGCCGGTAGTAGATATGCTCTCGATATTAAGCATACTGCTGGTCGCTGTGATGTGGGGCGCTACCAATCCGTTCATTAAACGAGGCAGCAACGGGTACAACGAACTGAAAGCGAAATCGAGGATAGGTCAAGTTTGGTTGGAAATACGATTCCTTATCACACGCTGGCAG TACATTTTGCCGCTGATTGTGAACCAACTTGGCAGTGTTGTGTACGTGCTCACCCTTCAGCGGACAGAGCTATCGCTCACCGTGCCGATGGCGAACTCGTTAACGTTCGTGATTACCGCCATCACGGCAAGGCTTCTTGGGGAACGGCAGTCCGGCTGGA AAGTCTACGCGGGCATGACGCTTGTGATTCTGGGAACCATCATCTGCAGCCTAGATAAGATACTGTGA
- the LOC131215211 gene encoding uncharacterized protein LOC131215211 produces MSTAAADGEPATVTAAGNGSASGPRVSFNRDVHVKRIGPRTEPTRVQTPNGAVRKEHPENLSQEALRKEAEFVLAQADRIDRRARSNSAGSPQSSGPATDLGSDRFNSLPSRTKSHPKRVSRSSSDAASKKPPATGKGGLLNLFGGRKSAAPAQDDSLSAPPRPPRLATTNLGRSKSDVGSSAGAVRPQTQGRARVRVPRRATQELGELRSIGGKKHDPLTPIIEAATPLENGPQVDPLTVFVQRARAVSEEPQGAGRRTLANNSFTHHGMEAGSRSVGNLHSSQLPPEKPHLTKGVTVESIVRRLSSERHSSPPPAQIVSGGFSYTRHSEPTTTTTIGSRTYTTSERESAKMARPSTGFLDATQRPSPPLPKYRLDEADHSPRSLFRTVRHTNSDEDEGLGGIDYSRHGHAAPTPRYKSSAYLSTSGPAISPPQERTSPKTFSDEDHLITPHIRSTPVFGERGSYTTSSYTMHYRGQADGKEHLPEFHELAQRREILESRIRSRIGSRDLLDRLSPERPVPIQLTPGSAGSGGVHYRTTVDRLLERESPRRTLSPTFREVDTQNGLRVTRSSSSKNSPTAGGYVETHVTKTVVNRDGKPVSEEYVERRKYPGEAVEAVSTSRTIYDRDGSAGRTELKRYNRVVPEQQQTGVRHVTDKGDSGIENDFRKDSFNQEFMVGNRFTLTENVGACEDFLRMERTHTNSCMRKPRRTYAYRERSIDDGSRYDPRLDDISTSRSYTRDSAKLKTEKKTGSLAKVKQFVSSTRKKLTRLGTDDKREPGSGSRSGSLRSDSDPSRVPDIATRRRLSTPKSSPSSAKRSLSFSRSSKVSMANSATPDGQKPPSTKPEWFKSFDRLSRKKLLSSSKTNVGNGDTKTLPSPAKQTKSLRFFGDTDTEYAEQPSYRSARSNLSKTDKKYRSAHDLDAAPKMREAARNRSSSLHNLDEEDELNLRGHSSTLIRTRSPSPPPSTSYSRQERSMSRNRTHHRSRETSIDVVDTDRPRSQTPMRHGTGRSRTSEHKKPPVGPPKPARTFERRDSLNRDIDRILDSSGTEGESSQQSQRSVVFLHATTVGDIPHPQIANARRRAYSRESLNQSVASSKKVQPMTRTVSRSISVLAPWKPKNIREGYEIDYHKEQQTKPISTLPRPGTLSRSNRDRRQSARDDPDSDKSSAFEQSAGRSSVASEQRRSIGGASVATTPYSSTTLPSSRRVKDSIAHYPSRTGGRDGSTLKYR; encoded by the exons AtgtcgacggcggccgccgatgGTGAGCCGGCCACAGTAACCGCGGCCGGTAATGGCTCGGCGAGCGGACCCCGTGTCTCCTTCAACCGAGACGTCCATGTGAAGCGTATCG GCCCCCGTACCGAGCCGACCCGTGTCCAGACCCCGAACGGCGCGGTCCGTAAGGAGCACCCGGAGAACCTCTCGCAGGAAGCGCTCCGCAAGGAGGCCGAGTTTGTGCTCGCCCAGGCCGACCGGATCGATCGTCGGGCGCGCTCCAACAGTGCCGGAAGTCCACAGTCCTCGGGTCCAGCGACCGACCTCGGTTCCGATCGTTTCAACTCGCTTCCATCGCGCACGAAATCCCACCCGAAGCGAGTGTCCCGCTCGTCGAGTGACGCCGCGTCGAagaagccaccggccaccgggaaggGAGGTCTGTTGAATCTTTTCGGCGGCCGGAAGTCGGCCGCTCCGGCGCAGGATGATTCGTTGAGCGCACCACCTCGACCACCACGCCTCGCCACTACGAACCTTGGCCGGAGCAAGAGTGACGTCGGTAGCTCGGCTGGCGCGGTCAGACCACAGACGCAAGGTCGGGCACGGGTACGGGTGCCTCGCAGGGCCACGCAGGAGCTGGGCGAattgcgatcgatcggcgggaAAAAGCATGATCCACTGACACCGATCATCGAGGCCGCCACACCATTGGAGAACGGACCGCAGGTCGATCCACTGACCGTGTTCGTGCAGCGTGCTCGGGCCGTGTCCGAGGAACCGCAGGGTGCAGGGCGCAGGACCCTGGCCAACAACTCCTTCACGCACCACGGCATGGAAGCCGGCTCGCGGTCCGTGGGGAACTTGCACAGCTCGCAGCTACCGCCGGAGAAGCCGCACCTCACGAAGGGCGTCACGGTCGAGAGTATCGTGAGGCGGTTGTCCAGCGAGCGGCACTCGTCACCCCCACCGGCCCAGATCGTCAGCGGGGGCTTCTCCTACACCCGGCACTCCGAGcccacaacgacgacgacgatcggcagTCGGACCTACACTACCTCCGAGCGGGAATCGGCCAAGATGGCAAGACCCTCGACCGGGTTCCTGGATGCAACGCAACGTCCCAGTCCGCCACTGCCCAAGTACCGGCTGGACGAGGCGGATCACTCGCCGCGCTCGTTGTTCCGTACCGTGCGCCACACGAacagcgacgaggacgaagggCTCGGCGGGATCGACTATAGCCGCCACGGGCACGCCGCCCCAACGCCGCGCTACAAATCCTCGGCCTATCTCAGCACCTCGGGGCCAGCCATATCGCCGCCACAGGAGCGTACGTCTCCGAAGACGTTCTCGGACGAGGATCACCTGATCACGCCCCACATCCGCTCGACGCCGGTGTTCGGCGAGCGGGGCAGCTACACGACCAGTAGCTACACGATGCACTACCGCGGTCAGGCCGACGGCAAGGAGCACCTGCCGGAGTTCCACGAGCTGGCCCAGCGCCGCGAGATCCTCGAGTCCCGGATCCGGTCGCGGATCGGTTCCCGGGATCTGCTCGATCGGTTGTCACCGGAACGGCCCGTACCGATCCAGCTGACCCCGGGCAGCGCTGGGAGCGGCGGAGTACACTACCGGACCACGGTGGATCGGCTGCTGGAGCGTGAGTCACCCCGCCGGACTCTATCGCCGACGTTCCGGGAGGTGGACACCCAGAACGGCCTGAGAGTCACGcgatcgtcgtcctcgaagAACTCGCCGACGGCTGGCGGGTATGTGGAAACCCACGTCACGAAGACGGTCGTCAACCGGGACGGGAAGCCGGTGTCGGAGGAGTACGTCGAGCGGCGCAAGTACCCGGGCGAGGCGGTGGAAGCGGTCAGCACGTCGAGGACGATCTACGATCGTGACGGCTCGGCCGGGCGGACCGAGCTTAAGCGCTACAACCGGGTGgtgccggagcagcagcagaccggAGTCAGGCACGTCACCGACAAGGGTGACTCCGGGATTGAGAACGACTTCCGGAAGGACTCGTTCAACCAGGAGTTCATGGTGGG GAACAGGTTTACGCTGACGGAGAACGTTGGCGCCTGCGAGGACTTCCTGCGCATGGAGCGCACCCACACGAACAGCTGCATGCGCAAGCCCCGGCGGACGTACGCGTACCGGGAGCGAAGCATCGACGATGGATCGAGGTACGATCCACGTTTGGATGACATTTCAACCAGCCGCAGCTACACCCGCGACTCCGCGAAGCTGAAGACCGAGAAGAAGACGGGCAGTCTGGCCAAG GTGAAGCAGTTCGTCAGCTCGACCCGCAAGAAGTTGACACGACTGGGCACGGACGACAAGCGGGAGCCGGGTTCCGGGTCACGCTCCGGAAGTCTGCGCTCGGACAGTGATCCGTCGCGCGTTCCGGACATCGCCACCCGGAGGCGCCTCTCGACGCCCAAGTCCAGCCCGTCGTCCGCCAAGCGGTCCCTTTCGTTCTCCCGGAGCTCCAAAGTGTCGATGGCCAACAGTGCGACGCCGGACGGGCAGAAACCACCGTCCACGAAACCGGAGTGGTTCAAGTCGTTCGATCGGCTGTCCCGCAAGAAGCTCCTGTCGAGCTCGAAGACGAACGTGGGGAACGGGGACACGAAGAcgcttccttcgccggccAAGCAGACGAAGAGTTTGCGCTTCTTCGgtgacaccgacaccgagtaCGCCGAGCAGCCGTCCTACCGATCGGCACG GAGTAATCTTTCGAAAACGGACAAGAAGTATCGCAGTGCCCACGATCTGGACGCGGCGCCCAAGATGCGCGAAGCTGCCCGGAACCGCTCGTCCTCGTTGCACAACCTGGACGAAGAGGATGAACTGAATCTGCGG GGCCACTCCAGCACTCTGATTCGCACGagatcgccatcgccgccaccgtcaacCTCGTACAGCCGGCAGGAGCGGAGTATGTCCCGGAACCGGACACACCACCGATCTCGTGAGACGAGCATCGATGTGGTGgataccgaccgaccgcgatCCCAGACACCGATGCGTCACGGCACGGGTCGAAGCCGGACCAGCGAGCACAAGAAGCCCCCGgtggggccaccgaaacctgCACGCACCTTCGAACGGCGGGACAGTTTGAACAG GGACATCGATCGAATTTTGGACAGCTCGGGAACGGAGGGAGAATCTAGTCAGCAAAGTCAGCGCAGCGTAGTCTTTCTGCACGCCACTACTG TTGGAGATATTCCACATCCGCAGATCGCGAACGCCCGCCGGCGGGCGTATTCCCGCGAGTCCCTCAACCAGTCGGTTGCCTCGTCGAAGAAGGTGCAGCCGATGACGCGCACCGTGTCCCGCTCCATCTCGGTGCTGGCGCCCTGGAAGCCGAAGAACATCCGCGAGGGCTACGAGATCGACTACCACAAGGAGCAGCAGACGAAACCGATCTCAACGCTGCCACGCCCGGGGACGCTGAGCCGCTCGAATCGCGATCGCCGTCAGTCGGCCCGGGACGACCCGGACTCAGACAAGAGTTCGGCGTTCGAGCAGTCGGCGGGACGCTCCAGCGTCGCCTCGGAGCAACGTAGGTCGATCGGTGGtgcatcggtggccaccacaccgTACTCGTCGACCACGTTGCCTAGCTCGCGACGCGTGAAGGACTCGATCGCCCACTACCCATcgcgcaccggcggccgcgaTGGCTCAACCCTCAAGTACCGATAG